The genomic region TAGTTACAGCTTCATGGTACTGTTGCTGGGTTTGATTTTTTTTGAGTTGGGTTCGATTAAAGTTTGTAACTTTGGTCTGTAAAGTCTGTGAATTTTGGGAGTTTGACTGTGTTTACTAGCTTTGGAGCTTTGTGGAGGGTTTTTTCAGTTCAAGGTTGGGTTTTTATTGAGAATTGGGTATGTGATCTGTGCAAAGTTTCGTTTTTTGTTAATGGATTTTTGTAGAGGTTTGAGAATGCTTGGGTTGTATGACTCAGTTGGGTGGTTGACTTTGAATCTTCTATGTTTTACTTGCAAATTTTGGTGCTTTCATGATAGGGTTTATGTTGAAGAACTGTGATGAAAGAAAATTGAATGTTGAGAGTGAATTTTGAGGTCAAATCTCTTTTTGGATTGAAGTTTCTGTTTTGATTCCGATATGTGATGTTTTGATTATGCATATATGCATATGAAAACATAGTGTTTGACTTGGTCATGGTGTTTGGAACAGTGGGGGTGCCAGAGGAGGCATCCGTCCTGTATTGTGCCGAAGGAAGCAGTGGTCTTGAGCATGGCATGACAGTTTTCAGGTTAGTAAACGGAAATTTAATCAGCTATGTGTTTGTTGATTTAGTGTATTCAACCGGTTTTAGGATTCGTTTTGTTAAAGGGAAGTATCATGCTCATTGATTCGTGTTCTCATTTTGGTTTATATATGGAAAGGAGGGAACTTTCTCCATGTTCTGTCTTATAATGTTGCCAACAATACTGCCTACGGTATTCAGGATCCGTATTTAAATACTTTTTCTCTCCTTAAAACAGGTGAGTTAGGACACTTCATCGCAGTCTGGGGAAGCCCTTGAAAGATTTGTCGGTTGTCTACATCATTATTTATAAATCTTTGATCGGATACCAGACGCAGAGATATTGGGGCATCTCACTACCACACAGTATGTGCTTAATATCTGTGCTACATGGTTCTTGATGTTTCTGTAAATCGGTAAAATTCTTTTTTTTTTTAAAAAAAAAACTTATTATATGATTATTTCTTTACAGAGTCAAGATTGTGGTGCTTATCAGAAGTACAGATCAAATGCCATCATTAACAATGAAGGCTCAATCAAGCACAGGATGTTTAAAAGAAAAAAATGGCCTTCGTGTCTGTCAGAAATCACACATGATTTCTAAGCAAGCATGTTCTTATGCGAAGAGATCTGAACATACGACAGATTTCAACTCTTGTAAATGTCAGGCGGGTAAGCAACTGAACACTAAAAAAACCGGTGTTTAATCTCTCGGATGGTATTATTGTAAACATCGGCATATTTTGCGTTCAAAAATGATCAAGCTATATTGATTTAGATAGCAAATTTGATAATAGATTGTACTGCTGGCAAATCTTGACAAAATTGAACACTTGTTACCATTTATTTATTTTATTACATCTTCATTTATTATTTTTCTTAAAAGCCAAGCACGTGCATGACTCTGTTTCACTATCAACAACTATAGAGAAGAAGTAAATGATTGGGTCTCTTTTTAGTTTTTATCCTTGGATATTTCACATTTCAAGTATGTAAAATTCCTGATCTCCTCTCCTTCAGGATATGTGTGTGAGTGTATGTATTATTTGTGTATAAGTCTCAGGATGAAGAGGGTTGAAATAATGTCTTATACATGTAAATAGAACACTGGTTGCACTTGTTTGTATGGTTATTAGTTGTGTTTTCTGTTGAGTACCGTGAGATTGGCAACCAAAACAAAATTCTGTACAACCAAAATTATTAGTTCCAATTATTTTAGGGTCCCTGGTTTTCTAATTTTATAGTTCGAGAACATGCAATAGCTTCTTGGGATTCTAATTGAGCGATGCAAGTTTGAGCCAAGGACATTAATTGATGGACAATGAACTACATTTTGATTTTGAGAGCAATTCTTATTTTTCACACAGTTTCTTCAAGCACACAAGTTTCTACTGGGGAAAATGGAAGTGGTGAAGCAATTCATGAGTTTGATGAAGAAGATTCTAAAATTCTGATTCAATCATGCGATTCTCCAACAAAAAGAGCGGTAAGTGTTTGATTGCCAAATGGCTTGTTGTGGTATGATTGTAGCCTTTTATTTATTTTTTTATTTTTTTCTTTCCAGTTTGGCATTTTCAGAAGTTGTAGTGCGTAACAATTTATGCTTGATAGGAAAGCTTGCATTATTTGCTGAGCTATGGAAATCTGTGACAAATAAATTAATTTAATATCACATAAAGTGCATGTCCATTTAACTAAGGTGGTATCATAGCAATCTAGTTTTTTTTATCGTGTATTATATTGCTTTCTCTTTTCTGGTATTTTTTTTTTTCACGCTGTCGGCTTGTCCACTTGTATTACATCATTTCTTATAATAATCAAAAGGTGTTTCTTTTGAAAAAACTGGATGGTCATTCAACCATGATTCTTACTAAATAACAGTTATGTTTGTTTCTTGTTAAAATGGCTAAATATGTGTGCATCACGATGCTCATTTGCAGGAACCCTTCCCCGCCTGCCCATCAAACATGGAGACGATTTTTTCTCCTTCTTTTGACCCCATTGAAGTCCGTAGCGAAGCAAATAGTGAACCAAATGCTGAGAGTGATGCAGGTCAGCCTTAACTTCAATTTCATTAAATTCTCAGACACCATTATATTGTAACTTTTAACCTCCAAAACCCACCAAATTTTGGTTTTTCCAATTAAGCCACACTTATGAAACAACAATCCCTTCTAAGTTGGCTTTGTGACTTTTATTTTTGATAAAATGATCACGTCTATCTGCTACAGTACTATGTCATGTTGAATCTTTATACTAATCTTATGCTACTTTTTCAGGGTTGGGAGCTGGTGACAGTGATGATAACAGGATTTCATGTGACGATCACAATTGTGATGTTTCAGATTTCTACATTTCTGACATGATCATTTCGAGCTTACCCTTCAGTGGGGATGCATTTGCTGATGATATTTGTGAAACAAATTGCTTTCCGGATTACAAATATGCTGAACCAAACATCTTGTTTGATGTTTCTGAGCAATACATGTTATTGCCTTTTCTAGAAGACACTGTCCGAAATAGTAATTCTAATAATCTTGATGATAAATTATATCAAGAAGCCGTTATGGATACAGATCGGGCTGGCTTGTATTTAGAAATTGGTCAAATGAGACCCTGCCTCCAGGATACTGTTATTAACTCGTCTGACTCAGATCAGGCAGAGTGCTTCGATCCACAGTTGTTTATGAAAAATCTACCTGAGTTATCAGATGTCGTATCGAACTTTCAGACCAATTTATTGCCTGAGGAAGCTTCAAAACGCAAGTCTGTAACTCTTGTACTTGATTTGGATGGTAAGCATTGTTATATGCATGTTTTCCCATATGATCTTGTGTTATCTTGCATCTTATATGATATTTCACGCTCTTTATACCACTTTATCAATTCCTTTACTAGTTATGGCACCTTGGCTTGTTATCATTGTTTCCTATGTTCAAATATTTCTTGGATGAACTTATATTGGAATTGTTTAGTTAAGCTGATCGAACCATAATGATCTATTCTGTTGGTAGAGTTCCTGCAACAAGGAGTGCACAAATCCTGTCTTTTATTTTGATAGTCTGCTTACTGTCTTTTTTTAGAATTTAATCTGAGAAATATCTGCTGAAGTTTATGTTACTGATGTATGGTTATGCTGCCATTATGCAGAAACACTGGTTCATTCTACATTAGAACATTGTGATGATTCAGACTTCACATTTACTGTCTTTTTCAACATGAAAGAGCACATGGTATATGTGAAACGGAGGCCACACCTCCAAACGTTCTTGGAGCGAGTTGCAGAAATGTTTGAAGTTGTAGTTTTCACTGCCAGCCAAAGCATCTATGCTGAGCAACTTCTTGATATATTGGATCCATATCGGAAGTTTATATCTCGCCGAGTTTATCGTGAATCATGCATTTTCACAGATGGCAGTTACACTAAAGATTTGACAGTTTTAGGGGTTGATCTTGCAAAAGTTGCCATAATTGATAATACTCCACAGGTAGATTCTCTAGCCATTTTTAATGGCTTAGCCCTTGGCTAGCCAATTCTTAGTTTTCTTTTTTGCTTTTCTGCAATTGGTGTTGCTTGTCGCATTTCCACTTTATGGACTGTTCTATTTGCTCAAAACTTGCCTGTTCTAGCTAGCTCTTGCTTAAATCAGTATTATTTATGCCTTGCCAGACTTCAACTCACGGTACATATTGATAAAATATTGAAGTTTTTTCATGGGCTCATTATCTGATGTGGACAAGTCTTAATGTCTTTTTATATATTTCTTTTGATCATTCCCACTTCAAACTTCTATGATTGGTCTGTAAATTTCTTACTAGTAGAAAAGCATTACGCACTTTGAAAAAGTACATGTCATAGTTAAATTTTAGAAGAAGAAAAAAATACAAACATACGCTTGGTGGGCTTAGGTTAAGGTTGTCTGAGCTCACCCTTGCCCTCCATGAGGAGAGAGTTAGAGAAAGGAAGAAAAAAAAAGTGATTCTACAGCAAAAGGTTGAGAAATAACGAACACTGAGTCAGCAAGGGAAAAAAATGTAATGGACCTAGTTGCTACTAGATAAACTCACTGTTTCACTCTTATTTTCGTTTGTTTATTTCAGGTTTTCCGCTTGCAAGTCAATAATGGAATTCCCATAAAGAGTTGGTTTGATGATCCATCCGACAGTGCATTGATTTCATTACTTCCCTTCCTAGAAACCCTGGTTAATGCTGATGATGTCCGCCCCATAATTGCCAAGAGATTCGGTAACAAGGAATAAGAGTCCCTTGTCTTTCTCATTTGCTTGAATATAGCAGCCCCTTGTCCCTCATATATCTTAGCACCTATTGGCCTCTAATCTAGATGCTCTCCTTTCCTCTTGGACTCACAGGATAATTAGCTATACAATAAACTCTTTACTTATAGTCAGTCAGCTTTTGGTTTTTTGTTCTCTTACTTTTTCCTTTCAGATGACAACTCTGTGGAATAGTTTGTCTAAGTTTGTTCAAAGGTAATTATAGAGAATGTCTTTTGTATCATTATCATTCAGTTTAACTTGCTTTTATATCAGGGGTGGATACATGAGATTAGGTAGATAATATTTGCCTCTAATCTAGTATCCATGTTCTTTATTTTAACCTCATAAGATGATTGTATAGACAATAGAATAGTATTTTCCCTTGATGTTCAATCAGCTCTTGGTTCCTGTTACCTTATTTCTTCTTAATTTCAGCTAAGAACACCATGGACGGGTTTGTCTAATTTTTGTGACAAGGTAATTGTAAGATGTCTTTCATAGTTTCATCCATGTACAGCTTTAGGCTTTCTATGTCAGGCGTGTGTACATGAACAACTATTAAATACTGAAATCTAGTCATTGCTTCCTTTGTAGTGTCTGATAGTTAATAAATAGGAAGATTCCTTCTCTGTTATAGCAGACTCACAAAAGAAAAATATCTTTAAAGCTTAGTGAAGTTGAAAGCAGAAATCCTCATAGCATTCTCTACTCATATGAGTTATATCATGTTGCATAGATGCTTATTAGAAGGGAAATTGATGTATGATGAACAGCTTTACCTTTTTTATATAATTTTGTCCTTTTAGGGTGAAGTGAAAATTTCAAACATAGACATGGAACTGATGGAAGTAATAATGACCATAACTTGGAGTCTTCTATAGTATATATTATATAAATAAATGATTATCACGAACAAAGAAGATTACTGAAGAAAAACAACTGGAACTTCTATACTATTGAATTGCATTGGTTACTTTGTGACTTGAGAGCAAATCTTGCCTTTATGTATTGATATTATAAATTATGCTAACTGAAGCCCAGAACTTGTCTGTTGTTCTATGAAGTGCTCCTACTTCTGGCTAAGAACAAGAAGCAGGAAAGACCAGAAAGAGAAGGACAACTTTGCACAATGTTCATATGTCTGGGATCATAGTTACAAAAGATTTTTCTCCCCTTGTTTCTGGCTATATATTGTTGTACATATTAGTTCTAGTAGCATCTGTTCCTCAAGAGTTTATAACTGACTCACGTTTGTTTATAGGTTTGTGTTCTTCTGATTTCTTGCATTAAGAATCAGGAGTCCTCTTCAATTGAGCTATTTTAGTAAAACAAAGAAATGATCATATATGATTTTGATAAGTTCAGGCTGGTTATGTTAGTTCATGCTCTTCAATTATGTGCTTAAATGACTGATCCAACTTACAAGTTAAAAATATTCATGATGATTCTTGTGCCAGTTCATGATGACCTGGCATTGGATTAGCAGACTAACATACATCCTGATTAGGTATCCCCATTGATCTTATCTGATAGGGTAGTGCAGATTGTACAGACAGAAGGGTTTAACTAACTGATATTGTTGGAAGAAAAGATGTGAAATTAACTGACCATGACTGCTCTACATGATCTTCTAAATAACTGACCATGACTGCTCTACACTTCTTTTATACTTTTACAATTTTGCATGCCTTGTCTGCAGGTCATGCGGAGACCACTAACATGTTCTGCTAATGTAAAGATAGTAAGTACGTTTAGTTATATTCTTTCTTTCTTTAGAAATCTCTGTAGAGATATGTATATAATGAGCATAGATTTTTTTTTTCTTTTCCGACTTCATCCCTGCACTCACTGGATCTGTAGTGACATTTGAATCAAGGTGGTTATGTAACATTAGAAATCGTGTCTTTACCGTAATTCACTTTTTCTCTTCTTTCCTTTGTTATCCTTGTCATTTGCTCCTTTGTCAATGGCTATGATAATCTGAATTTTAACATCTGTAAATCCAGCTGGTAGTTGTTTTCTACCATTTAATAGCATACTAATCTTGAGCTGAATGATTTCTGGGCTTTGCTGTTGCCTTAATGTCTTGCTGCAAGTTTTGAATACTACATACTTTCACCATCTTTGATGACTATCAGAGATTGGCATTGTCTGAGCCATCAAATAGAAGTTGCATACATATGTGTAAAGTGTGATGCTTCTATCCGACTTTTGCTCACGGAAAGGTTTAAGAACTTGATGCTTAGTTTGATCAGTGTTTAGTGTTTCAATACCGAACAGTGTTTCTGAGGTCCCTCTTTTGATGAATGGTGTTTGTTATAACAATAGAGATCATAGTCAGCTTACGTAAAAACTATTCCTTAACCAGCGTAACCTCAATTTTGGAGGTCCAATATGGGTTCCTATGTCATTTTGGGCGCGGTCACAGATGAGAACAGAATGGAAACTGAGATTCCCTCCGGTAATTGTACTGAGATTCAGCTCTGATGGAGTTGGTAGAAACTGAGATTCATCGTCCAATGTAGTTGCTCTGTCTCACTTTAGGCGCAGAGAAGAACTAGCTGTCTGAAAAATTGATAGAAGTTTTAGGGCTCAAAATGTGAATCACTGAATTTGGGTGATGGGTTCTTAAAAAAAACTGTGGTAAATGCAATGGGTAAGCAAGTGATCGTTTACTTCTCTCATTGAATCAGTGATCATATGGAGACTGCTAAATCCCTCCGTGATGTTCTAATAACCTCAAAAAAGTGCACAAACATACATGCTTCCTATCACATAAATAGCTTTATAAGAAATCAGTTGCAGCAAAGAGAATAATACAAATACAAGAAGCTCAGCAAAATAGTCAAATACAGTAGCAAA from Fragaria vesca subsp. vesca linkage group LG3, FraVesHawaii_1.0, whole genome shotgun sequence harbors:
- the LOC101309131 gene encoding mitochondrial import inner membrane translocase subunit TIM50-like, which produces MPSLTMKAQSSTGCLKEKNGLRVCQKSHMISKQACSYAKRSEHTTDFNSCKCQAVSSSTQVSTGENGSGEAIHEFDEEDSKILIQSCDSPTKRAEPFPACPSNMETIFSPSFDPIEVRSEANSEPNAESDAGLGAGDSDDNRISCDDHNCDVSDFYISDMIISSLPFSGDAFADDICETNCFPDYKYAEPNILFDVSEQYMLLPFLEDTVRNSNSNNLDDKLYQEAVMDTDRAGLYLEIGQMRPCLQDTVINSSDSDQAECFDPQLFMKNLPELSDVVSNFQTNLLPEEASKRKSVTLVLDLDETLVHSTLEHCDDSDFTFTVFFNMKEHMVYVKRRPHLQTFLERVAEMFEVVVFTASQSIYAEQLLDILDPYRKFISRRVYRESCIFTDGSYTKDLTVLGVDLAKVAIIDNTPQVFRLQVNNGIPIKSWFDDPSDSALISLLPFLETLVNADDVRPIIAKRFGNKE